The DNA sequence AGACGCTTCATCGGTAGGCTCAGAACCCGCTCCCGAGTCGCGCGATCTGCAAACGCGAGCAGAACCAATCCCGAGGATGATGCGTGCAGGGGAAGGCGGCCGGCGATCTTGGTGATGTTCGCTCCGGACTCGGGGCTACTGAGGCGTTCCAGGAACAGCGCCTCGTCGGCCTCCCTGACGGCGAGTTGGGTGTGCTCCCCGATCCGCGCCTGCACCCGCTCCATCGAGGGCAACGCAGCTTGACGCAGACGGAGCGCGTCGGACGACCGAGTCGCCAGCTCCCACAGGCGCACACCCACCCGCATGCCGTTGTGCTCGTCGCGTTCCAGCACACCGCTCTCGACCAGGTCGTTCACGATGCGATGGGCGGTCGAGCTCGGGAGGCCCGCTCGACGGCCGATCTCACTGCGCGTCTGGACCGTGCGAGTGGGTGTGAACGTGTCCAAGACACGGAGTACGCGGGCGACGACGGAATCGCCAGTCGAAGAATTCGCCATCAGCTTGATGAAGGCCTGGAATCCGATGACGAGGGAGAGCAGGAGGCGACGGTGGTGGTCATGGTGCTCCTTCCGACGGTGTCAGTCTGCGAG is a window from the Microbacterium sp. LWO14-1.2 genome containing:
- a CDS encoding IclR family transcriptional regulator, encoding MANSSTGDSVVARVLRVLDTFTPTRTVQTRSEIGRRAGLPSSTAHRIVNDLVESGVLERDEHNGMRVGVRLWELATRSSDALRLRQAALPSMERVQARIGEHTQLAVREADEALFLERLSSPESGANITKIAGRLPLHASSSGLVLLAFADRATRERVLSLPMKRLTKSTITESSDLRRKLNEVRSVGFSIAPGYVEEVSTGVAVPIRGERGVIAALSVVLPRDSPTEGPLVAIIQAARDIERALGAHRQRSIGSPLNGNLGGVAPR